One window of the Panulirus ornatus isolate Po-2019 chromosome 12, ASM3632096v1, whole genome shotgun sequence genome contains the following:
- the LOC139752190 gene encoding uncharacterized protein, which yields MKFYPQPADSPDGVHAWVHEDLLEPRYGAHATDTKTTMDPLDSFLRDLPPPNSTFAELKPLEPLDYLTASPDTSASSRHDTSSTSSNSPGSQYKGAITNSNTFLGYTGTPEPVTTTTSPLSSSHKNDAPSHGYSINQEIDDIASIIGSAIADNNINTSINSIMLPESLEPLNAPEFQDIEAFFENMSGGVKVEPADPLVNSTMSPSGHSPSMATQVPQPSTTTITHSTIEYANTPTHSPMLTSLLAAGAVSNNNYLQGLVSEAQYKNEISMPILQARLTQGLKDVGGGLLKTDPMFARSQYYTHKDALPHTTDPTSFAVTTTDDLFISKFDSRSYLDKTQLASPESTDLSSTKMGLDFPGLKNKSRNRMNKSTKLPITTEGTKDKPVHRCTVCNRGFLNKSNIKVHLRTHTGEKPFKCETCGKAFRQKAHLLKHYQIHKRGARD from the coding sequence ATGAAATTCTACCCTCAGCCGGCGGACTCGCCTGATGGTGTGCACGCGTGGGTTCATGAGGACCTGCTCGAGCCCCGCTACGGTGCGCACGCAACCGACACCAAAACCACCATGGATCCCCTGGACTCCTTCCTGCGTGACTTGCCGCCGCCAAATTCAACCTTCGCCGAACTCAAGCCACTCGAGCCGCTGGATTACCTGACGGCGTCGCCCGACACGTCGGCGTCCTCCCGCCATGACACGTCCTCCACGTCGTCCAACTCCCCCGGCAGTCAGTACAAGGGTGCCATTACCAACAGCAATACCTTCCTGGGCTACACTGGCACCCCAGagcccgtcaccaccaccacctcccccctatCCTCCTCCCACAAGAATGACGCGCCCAGTCATGGCTACTCCATCAACCAGGAGATTGACGACATTGCCTCCATCATCGGCAGTGCCATCGCAGACAACAATATCAACACGAGCATCAACAGCATCATGTTGCCGGAGTCGCTGGAGCCACTCAACGCCCCGGAGTTCCAAGACATCGAAGCTTTCTTCGAGAACATGAGCGGAGGCGTCAAGGTGGAGCCAGCCGACCCCCTAGTAAACTCCACCATGTCTCCCTCAGGGCACTCTCCCTCGATGGCGACGCAGGTGCCTcagccgtccaccaccaccatcacccacagcaCGATAGAGTACGCCAACACGCCCACTCACTCGCCCATGCTCACCTCGCTGCTGGCCGCCGGTGCTGTCTCCAACAATAACTACCTGCAAGGCCTGGTTTCCGAGGCCCAGTACAAGAACGAAATATCGATGCCAATTCTGCAGGCACGTCTGACCCAGGGGTTGAAGGACGTGGGGGGAGGACTGCTGAAGACTGACCCCATGTTCGCTCGGTCTCAGTACTACACACATAAAGACGCGTTGCCCCACACGACTGATCCCACCAGTTTTGCCGTCACTACCACGGACGACCTTTTTATAAGCAAGTTTGACTCGAGGTCTTACCTAGACAAGACCCAGTTGGCCTCGCCCGAGTCCACGGACCTGTCCTCCACTAAAATGGGCCTCGATTTCCCGGGGCTAAAGAACAAGAGCCGCAACCGCATGAACAAGAGTACAAAACTTCCCATCACTACGGAGGGAACCAAAGACAAGCCCGTCCACCGCTGCACCGTCTGTAACCGCGGCTTCCTAAACAAGTCTAACATCAAGGTCCACCTCCGCACTCACACCGGAGAAAAACCTTTCAAGTGTGAGACGTGCGGGAAAGCGTTCCGACAAAAAGCTCACCTGCTCAAGCATTACCAAATCCACAAACGCGGCGCCAGGGATTAG